Within Sphingomonas morindae, the genomic segment TCGGCCGCGATCTCGGCGATCGCATCGAGATCAGCGCCGGCATCGCCGCGACCGACCGGGTGATCGACAGCCCGCCCGACGCGCTGGCCGAGGGCGATCATGTCCGCCTCGCCGGGGCCGCCGCGCATGGCTAGGCGGTTCGCGCGGGGGGCGCCGCTCGCGCTGGCGGCGGCGCTCGCCGGCTGTTCGCTGGCACCACGCTATGCGGTGCCGCCCACCGCCACCCCGGTCGCCTTCAAGGAGGTGCCGCCGGGCTGGGCCATGGCCAGCCCCGCCGCGGGCGCCCAGCCGGCCGCCTGGTGGCAGGCCTTTGGCGATCCGCGTCTGGATGCGCTGGAAGCGCAGCTGGAGACCGCCAATCCCTCGCTCGCGGCGGCGCTGGCGCGCTACGATCAGGCACGGGGCGCCCTGCGCGAGGCCGATGCCGCGCTCGCCCCGCAAGTCTCGCTGGGCGGCTCGGTGGGGCGGCAGCGCGTCTCGGGCAACCGGCCGATCGCGGTCGGGGGCGCCGCGACCTACACGGATTACCGCATCGGTCCTTCCGCGAGCTGGGAGATCGACCTGTTCGGCCGGCTGCGCGACCAGGTGCGCGCCGGCCGCGCCGAGGTGGAGGCGAGCGCGGCCGATGTGGCAGGCACGAGGCTGGCCTTGCAGGTCTCGCTCGCCAGCGCCTATTTCGAGATGCGCGGGCTCGATGCGCGGACACGGCTTTTGGAAGAGACCGTCGCGGCCTTCCAACGCGCCTATGATCTGACCGACGTGCGCCACCAGGGAGGCATCGCCTCGGGCCTGGACACCAGCCGGTCCCGCGCCCTGCTCGCCTCGGCCCGGGCCGAGCTGGCCGCCGTCCATGCCGCCCGCGCCGCCTATGAACATGCGGTGGCGGCGCTGGTGGGCGTGCCCGCCTCCAGCTTCGCGCTTGCCGTAGACGCACGCCAGCCCGCGCCCCCGGTGTTCGCCGCCGGCACGCCGTCCACCCTGCTCCAGCGGCGGCCGGACATCGACGCGGCCGAGCGACGCATCGCCGCCGCCAATGCGCGGATCGGCGTGGCGCGCGCCGCCCTCTTCCCGGTGCTCTCGCTCGGGGCCGGCGGCGGTTTCGAGACGACGGGCGCCAATCTCCTCTCCAAGGCCAGCAGCTATTGGGCGCTCGGCCCGGCGGCGCTGGCGCTGCCGCTGTTCGATGGCGGTGCCCGCCGCGCGCGCCTGCGCATCGCGCGTGCCCAGTTCGAGGAGGCGGCGGCCGCCTATCGCCAGACGGTGCTCACCGCCTTTCGCGAGGTGGAGGATGATTTCGCGCAGAATCGCTGGCTGATCGACCAGGTGCGCGACACCGAGGAAGCGGCGCGCGCGGCCGAGCGGACGCGCGATCTCGCGCTGGTCCGCTATCGCGACGGCGCCTCCGACTATCTGGAGGTGGTGACCGCCCAGACCGCCGCGCTCGATGCCGAGCGCGCGCTGCTGCAATTGCGCACCCAGCAGATCACCACGGCGGTGGATACGGTGCGCGCGCTGGGCGGGGCCACGGGCTGAGCCCGGCCGTCCGGCGCGGCCTTCGCCATGCCGTCCGACTTCGGTCTCGCGCCCGCCGGCGCCGGGCGCCGCGCCGCGTAAAGGCCCGCGTTTGACACTTTACCCGCGCCAGTTCTGACACTTTATCCGCGCCGAAGGTAAAGTGTCACGACTGGCAGAAGTGCCCGACGCCCAATTAGGGGATTCACAGCGACTCGGGCTTGTGCTTGGTATGTTCGCATGTCGCCGCTTGGATTTGCCCCCTCGGCTTCGGCCGACGCGCCGCTCCTTCCCGGGCTCGACGAGCCCCCTGCCCCGCCCGAGCGCCCGCTGGACGTGCCGGCCCTGTTGGAGCGGCTCCAGGCCGCCTCGAGCCGCCCGCGCTACGCCTTCATGGTGCTGAGCCTGATCGCCCAGGCGGCCGACGCCGCGGGCCAGGCCGGCCCCTATGTGCGCGAGGCGAACAGCCTCA encodes:
- a CDS encoding efflux transporter outer membrane subunit codes for the protein MARRFARGAPLALAAALAGCSLAPRYAVPPTATPVAFKEVPPGWAMASPAAGAQPAAWWQAFGDPRLDALEAQLETANPSLAAALARYDQARGALREADAALAPQVSLGGSVGRQRVSGNRPIAVGGAATYTDYRIGPSASWEIDLFGRLRDQVRAGRAEVEASAADVAGTRLALQVSLASAYFEMRGLDARTRLLEETVAAFQRAYDLTDVRHQGGIASGLDTSRSRALLASARAELAAVHAARAAYEHAVAALVGVPASSFALAVDARQPAPPVFAAGTPSTLLQRRPDIDAAERRIAAANARIGVARAALFPVLSLGAGGGFETTGANLLSKASSYWALGPAALALPLFDGGARRARLRIARAQFEEAAAAYRQTVLTAFREVEDDFAQNRWLIDQVRDTEEAARAAERTRDLALVRYRDGASDYLEVVTAQTAALDAERALLQLRTQQITTAVDTVRALGGATG